The DNA sequence atccAAGTTTCGTGTTATCCTTTCAAAGAACCTCCCATTTTGGAGGAAGTcttatttatctttaatttgttggggtatttttttgaaaatgctTAAAGTTATGAACAATTAACTGTATAAAACAAATGGAgattatactcctactatattaTTAGGAGAACTTCgattaaattttacttattgTACGCGTCTGGCGCGAAGATAgataattttttagaaaattaccACGCACTATTTTAttacccatttttttaaaaatactaataaataccATAAGGATGAAacaatatacaaatataatgttttaataaaattgtactaAAATAGATATATTTCGTTTAATAAATAGGGTAGCAAGCAAATTAGTCTCAGCAATTGGTTATTtgggtttttaattttacgtgattattatacttatactactataaataaaataatggagtagtataaaaaGAACTGAAGTTTGtgttaaatttcttaaaatttatcatatgaATTGAAGATGTCGTTATTTTCGTAaagcaaattaaaataaaaataaagaagattgAAATTTTAGTTCATCATGTTATTATCCTACAATATGAAAGGGAATTGGAATGTTGTTAGTTATCCCACAGCGAATGGGAAAcggaattgaaattgaaactcAAACTCCAGCCCTCTATATAAATCTAATCAATCTCAATCAATCTGCAAGTACCTTTCATCAACACAATTATTCatcttaatatattaattccTACGGTGGGAAgaattaatcaattatatcTATAGCAGATTGAAGCAAGAATGAGAGCAATGATGttgtttggaaaatatgttCGTGCTGAATCTGATGGTAATCTCTCCCGCTCTCCAACTCACGATGGCGATACGGGTTCGATGATGGACGAGTCTTCAACTTCAAGGAAGAGAAAGTTAGCAGCGACAACAAGCCCTAATCAACTCAATGGCTTATCTCTTGGCCATGTTGATATGGGCGAGAGTTCAcgaaaaaagagaaagttgACGACAACAAACCCTAATCAACAGGATGCCTATTATCTTCTTGAATTATCTCTTGAGCCATTTGccaaaattgaaagaaatttGGCGACAAGAAGCCCTCCTAATGATCAAGAGGATGGCTTATCTCTTGGCTTGCCCATTGCATCATCTACACAAGAAGATCAACCACCTGCTATGCAAAACCCTAATCAAAAGGATGGCTTATCTCTTGAATTATCTCTTGGCTTTCCCACTGCTTCATCTACACGAGAAAATCAACATGCTATGCAAAACCCTAATCAAGAGGATGACTTTTCTCTTGAGTTATCTATTGGCTTTTCCACAGCTTCATCATCTACACAAGAAGATCAACCTGCTATACAAAACCCTAATCAAGAGGATGGCTTATCTCTTGTCTTGTCCCTATCTTCTTCTACACAAGAAGATCAGCCTACTATGCAAAACCCTAACCAAGAGGACGAGGAGGTGGAAGAACAAGAACAACAacaagaggaggaggaggaggaggaggaggaggaggaagtagaacaagaacaagaacaacaacaacaagaggaggaggaagtagaacaacaacaacaacaacaacaagaggaggaggaggaagtaGAACAACAACAAGAACAACAACAAGAAGAAGCTCCAGCTCCAGCTCCAGCTCTAATTCCAATTTTCATGTTTGAAAAGAAGCTTACTTCATCGGATGTTGGGAGGAATCACAACCGGTTGCTCATCAGCGGACGCGTGAATGATCTGATGGCTTCTTTGACAGAGGAAGAGAGAACAAGAGTGGAATCGAATGGAAGAAGAGATTTTCTGAGGGTGGTGACGATGACTGCAGATATTAATTATGGAGTTGAATACATATTGCACTTAAAGAGGTGGGCTGGTTCAGGTGCCTTAGTGTTGAAACATGAATGGGGGAAGCTCGTGCGAGCAAACGAATTGCAGATAGGGGATTCCGTTGAGGGACGGGGATATCGCGTAGATGATGAGCTCCGTTTGGTTCTCGATATAATCAGGAATCATCAAGTTCATTAGAAACTGCTCATCATCATatcatcttaattttattagtcttttttatttctcctttttatctttctcaatcaaaatttgaccACATTATCACAATCTTTATTATCTGCACTCTCTCTCATCTCCTGAGTAATTACATCAACCATTATTCATTGCTATTCTATCAAGtcgtcaaaattttaaatcaaattaattaaacaaatccGACTGTACCACAAATTCAatctaattataataataaagtacTAGTAAACCACAattgaaagggaaaaaatcTGAGACAATAGacacttcaaattttaatgaatactTGTTGTCACAATCAGGAAATAGAATCAAGAGTAGAAAGTTTGGAACAGTGCTTCCTAAAATCTGGTGCCCAAAAGGAACATCGATCTCATTAGAAAATCAGAAGGATacatgattatttttgttatactaTATAATCCCATATGGATTTCCCTCAAAAAATTAGTTACATATCGATACTATTCAATAGAGAAATAAACACATGCCTAATAAAACTTTATATTAGAAAAATCATACTGTACTATCTGATTACGTTGTCTAATATAGGTGtctattttgtatatattcaaattaacgAGAGACATAAAACAACAATGTCTGGGTGGTGTAGTCGGTTATCACGCTAGTCTCACACACTAGAGGTCCCCGGTTCGAACCCGGGCTCagacatatatatttttgtattttaaaaaattaatgtcacaACCAATTTTCTCTGCTAATGGACCACTATTTGTTGGTTTGTGTTGTGACCAAGCTTGAGCAGCAGCAGGCCTCATACAAATTGACTAAATTCATACCGGGTCCAGGGCATGTCTAAAGGTTGTCCTCTCATGCTCAGAATTTGTCGCCAGATGTTCACAGCTGTAGCTCGAACAATCAAGAAGCTCCGACTCCACTGCTCCAAATTCCGGCTCAATTACTTACTATCGAATATCCGACCAGAAGATTTACCACACAAAAGGAGAAAATAGATAATACCATCTGAGTTTTAATATCAGATGGATGCCTCTAAATTGACATGCTGAGACATACTACATTGAGTCACCATATGGATCAATGAAGAACCATTCTTGATACAATACAACCTTTCTATCATGTGATAACGTTCTAGGGTTCTAATTTGAGGTTAATTTATGTAAACGAAAATGTATGTTATATTTTCGACGAAATCATACAAGTCGCTGACAATAAACTTTAAAGCTTAGCAATGGCATAAGCAGGCAACCTAGAGTTTACAGGGAGTTTCAGATCTTCCCAGTCAGCATCATCTACCTTGGAGAAGTAACGGTCCACCATTTCGTCACTGATCGACTCTAGCTTTGAGGGCACCCACTGCAAAACCAGGAAACAAGAAAAGGAGGGTATCAGCAACAAGTCGTGAGATAATTCTTCGTTTACAGATATAGAAATGAGCGTGCACCTTCGGATTTCTATCCTTGTCCACTAGTATAGCTCTGCATCCCTGAATTATgcgtagttttttttttcagacgTTAAATTAATGGAGAGCGTATAGAGTTGACGAGTTAAGAGTAGGTGCATAGGTACCTCAACAAAATCCTTGCTGACTTCTCCCAGCATCACGTGACAAACCATTCTAAACTCTCGGACAAGGCATTTACCAATGCCCTGGAGCCTTCCTTCTCTAATCTGGAGGGGAAACGTCAGACGTTAGAATCAtgtaaaaattttgaaagcAAACAGAAGTTTACGTAGGTTATTAGCTATGCCAGAGCCCAACAGATATGAGTAATCTGAAACTTCTGAGAtgtcaaataataaaatctaagAAAGCTCACTGAAGCATACCGATCTCAGAGAAATTTTAAGGCTCATAGGGGAAGCTTTCTTCAGTGACTGAATGGTGGAAGAGATCCAATCATCCTTCTTGTCAGCGGACACCCTTTcctaaaaacatgaaaataaacaacatGATGAGAAAATGTAAAACTAGAAGTAGCCTGGGCAAAAAGCACTTGATCAAACAAGTATGCATTGTCCCTCACAAGAGCTTCAATAATATCTTCGACTGTTCTTCGAGAAAAGCATTTGTTGATAACGTCCAACCTGCAGATACCGGTGCATCATAATCCGATTGAAAAAGTCTGGTCTGTGGCCAGACTACTAAAGTAATCACTCATAATTTGTTGATGGACTACTGAAAATTAAGTCGATCAAAGACCATGTATGGTATGATCCATTCAGTTAGTAAAGTAGGGGTGATATTCAGAATATCCATATCGGGAAGGATTTTCTAGTTGTACCAAGAAAAAGTAATACGATGCTATAGTTCAGCATAACGAAATTGTTCCAACATAAGTGGTGTTCGAAATTGTATATACCTGTGATAAGCACTATTCTTCTTCAAATTCGGAGCATGTGAAAATCCTTCAATTATAGAAGATATAACCGTAGGATCACTGCTAGCTGCTTTTACAAGTGCTTCTTCTAACAATGGCAAGCTCTGTCCAGCAATGGAAGCATTTAAAAAACATTAAGACATACCCTATGACCTCCAACGCTAAAATATTCTACAACTACACGGTAAAGACAAAATTGTGCATCGGTCAAAAACGGTAGCCTGAAAAGGGAAAGAAACATTGCATAGGTAAGTAGTCAGAGCATATCACTGGAAAATTGCTCAGAAGTTGgttgacataaattagaaaacaaaCTAACAGTTGTCCAACTAAGAGATGAGGTCTGTTAATATCATAGCAAGGAAATGTGCTGGTAGACAATCTGAATATGGTAGGCACTAATCAGAATAGATGCACTCGGTGCTTGGCTCTTGCAGAAGGTCTGCCAGCATATTCTTGTTTTCTCCCAGTTTGCTTCTCCATTAGTTTTTTATTCCTCTCTCTATAAAGTTATGTTCGAATTATCTTCTTCTCTAAATATTATTCACTCCACCATACCACACCTTTATACTGGACATGAAATCTCTTTgttttatactaaaatgagAATTTGAATGGACTATCAAAACAACATAGTAACTATCAAGGGACTATCAAAACAACATAGTAACTAccttaaccctaaaccctaaaccctaaaccttTGCTAGAATATCAAGGGACTATCAAAACAACATAGTAACTACCTTACTCGTTCAGAAGGAGTTTGAAAAGGATAATACCTCTGATTGAACAAAGTGAGTTGCCAGACCACATGCAAGCATTTCAGCCCCATCTAACCTTGCACCTGTCAGACCAACATACTCTCCTGCCAGGGAAAATTCCAATTTCcaagaaattaaacaaataagtGCTATTGGAGCCCATGCTTTTCCCACATAAGAACAGTAGAGAATGCAATAGGTATTCACACCGTAAAACAgtagagaaaatgaaaggaAAATGCGTATGCATTCACGTGTATTTTCTCGCGAAGGTAAGACATAAATACAGTAAACTAAAATTTGGAACCATCTAATCGGAATGTGAATGCATGAAAACAACTCATATATTTGACTATACAATTCCTTCTGGTGATTTCAAGCAAAAAAGATGCAGATTTATAAGAAATTTCTGGAAAGGTACTGTGTTCTGTATACTATCCTCAAAAATGATAGTGGAAAGAGAAGCAAAGAGAAGTTACCAAAAAATCCAGGGAGTCTTGACAAAAAGTAGGAAGCACCAATATCTGGAAAAAGTCCCAAAGCTGTTTCGGGCATAGCAAAAAGCTGCATGAAGGTCCGAATGTCTCTTAATAAAACAGCAATTTTCTAGACTATCTACTATACAAACTTACAACCATGTCATATCAGATGCACCAATGTAAAAATACATCACTCAGTTTAGATTTACGATGGTTCCTAAAATTCAGATGCTAATTTTTGTGGGCATAGCAAAATGACAACaatggattttttttaggGATGGGGAAAGTAGCTTTTATTAAGATATGCATGCTAATAATGATGAGCATCTGTCATATGTGATAAAGTAACTATTGTCAACAAGTATCACGCAAAGATTCCAAATTCTTTAAAAGTTAACATCAAGATAAGTACCGATTTCTCCGTGGCAATGCGGAATCTACCATGTACAGAAACGCCTGCTCCTCCTCCCATGACAATTCCATTAAGAATTGAAAcctttttaatgcatttttaaAGGGACAGTGAGTCTTGCATCATTGTTCAAATAAGAAAGGTAGCCAACAACCACAAATAGTTATGACAAACATAACAAAccaaaatgtatttttttctaaacaaGCACCTGGGGTTTGATGTATGTAGCTATGACATAGTTCAATGTGAATTCCTTTCGGAAATATTCGGCACCCGATTTCCAATTACCTGATGCTCAAAGGAAAGTGTCAATCATTATCAAGTATAAGGAAAGAGCTTTTAGTTATTAACTCAAAAATGCTGACAGCATAATTCCACAAGCAACAATTCCAGGAGCAAATGCATGGAACAggagcagacaaaagaatttcAAAGACAAATATCACTCGGATTCTAATGACTAGTCAAAACCTGGTAGCAGCCATATTAGCTTATAAAATACCGGTATCCCAGAAGAACCAAAGCATGCATTAACTTAGTTAAACCAAACTGACTGGAATAGACCATAATCAGAAACAAAGGGGACCTAATGGCcatcaaatcaagaaaatgtttcaaattacTAATATCCATTATACTTACCACCAAAAATTGGATGCTTGTATTAGTctcaattatataaaaaaaatctaattcaTCAACTTCTTAGCATTCTAAAATTATAGCTAAGATAAGTTACACATAATCCACCATTTTGTGTCAACTTATATGCATACAACATATTCAACTAATAATCAGGTTTTGTACGATAGCCTCCAAAGGCAAGTTGCAACCTAACATTGTTTATTGATCGACTAAAGGAGTTCATGAGGTGTACCACTTATGGGGAAAAGAGACTTTTACCTCGATTAATATCATGAACAACTGCTGCTACATCACCTCCGGCACAGAATGCTCTCCCCTTTCCCTATCATTATttcaaagagaaagagaagagaaagatTAACAAAGTACAGACTACAGCATAGGAAAATCAGAACACTAGAGGCCACATCCTTAAACACTTCATCACTGGTCTTGGAGACAAAGACCAATTTTATGGAAACATACCTTTACAATTATGAATTTGACAGAAGAATCTTCTGCGCATGAAAGAAAAAGCTCCAACAAACGAGACACCTAGAGAAAGATCAGAAACAACTTCAGCACCTTATCAAACTATGCTTAATCAGCAAAGCAATTCATCTAACCAGTAAACATTAGTTACTAAGGAAAATGAGAATGTAAGCACAGGAAATATTAGACAATTTCGTGGCATTAACAAAATACTTTCACCGACTCAAAACTTTCTTTCTAGAGATGAGTTAAGTCCAAAAAGATATCAAAGTGGAAAGATAGATGCAGCACTGAACACATGCTGTaaacagaaaaatgcaatccCTAAGGCCTAAAGGATACAAGAGCGTAGTGCAGAATACAACTAAGATTAAAAGGGAAATTATTCGTTTTGATATAGTTTTACCAATTCAAGGCAATCCGAATTCCTATATTCTTAGAATAATGAATGGCTCTCATCAGTGATAGCCGGTGATGTTCTATAATTGCATCTATTCATTCAGCTAAACCTATAAAACAACCAAATCCAGAAACACTTGGAATTCTTTGCACAGTCTTCAGTCCACCTTATTCAAACTAGTAACTACTAAAAAAATCTATTCCCTAATCAAAAGTTGAAGAAACAATCTTCAATTGCTAAATCATAATCTAAAACAGTTAAGCATCAACTACAGTCAAAACACTCCCACAAGCTCCCAACAACTTAACCGAGCAGCCATTGATCGACATAAGACATACCATTACAGCCGAAAGTGCATTAAGCTGCTTAGGCCTGTTCAACATAAAAATCCTCCCACATGACCTCTCTTCCACCAAAACCTGCAATTTCAacataattcatatatattcaaGTGGAAACTAAACGACAAAACAAACCCACTATACTTATGACTGCAAACAGGAAAAAATTCAGCACAAGACACAATTTTTAGTTGATCGGAGCAAACGAATCTAGTAAAAGCCCATTTCTTGATTGTATACCGAAGCAACAAAAGATTAGGAACAATATCAGAAATTCAGAATCGAAGAACTGAGTGGAAATTGGTGAGATTTCACATACCTGATCGGTTTCTCCATTAGTTGAAGCCATTGTATTGCCCAAGGTGGTTTGATGAAGAGGATAACAATCagcaaatgaaatattaatacgTCTCTGTTTTTCAATAAGCTTTCACTGAATTTCCAACCGAATAAATCAACTAAAACCGGATCCATTATATGTAACCGAGCCAATcgattctaaaataaaaaggaaattttcacataaatatatttctccctctttttctatttttctttttctactgtataaaataattaggctAGATTAGAGATCAAAGGATACCCGTCGAACTAAAAATAGAGTACTAATTAACTCgaatctcaattttattttagctcAAACGTATGCTAGTATGCTACTATCAAAGTTATTATTGATCTCCTAACTCAATGCCAAATTATGAACAAATCGAGctatcttttttattacttaattattttctcgTATTAAACTATtcaatattcattaattaattaaacatgttgctagtttattttagaaaattattttgtcatgAGTTTTATAGTTCcaaacaattatttattgtactGGAACAAATTCCAAATGATAGTTTATGGTCATAACAATACTAGTACATCTAgtcaaattcaataattattactccctctatctgcgaataggagtccattttttcatttcggtctgtCCGAACAGGAGTCTCGGTCATTTTTACTAGAAATGGTAACAGGTCACCAttacactaactcatttctctcacatttcatttgaaactaatatatacaagtgagactcatatacCATAACTTTTTgacatccacttttcttaatattttaaaactcttgtcgaaaaaaataagaatcaTATTCGCTGACGATggagtactactccctccgttccatagtagtagagtcatttcattttgcgcactcttttttaaaaaataattataaatagttaaagtggagaaaaaataaaataagagagagaatattgtagataagactcttctgaactttactctctctctaactttactctctctccactttaactatttattataattttttcaaaacgagtgcagaaaatgaaatgattctACTACTGTGCAACggagggaggaggaggaggaggaggaggtaTATGAGTTAAATTTGTTTAAGTCTATGCTATGGAGGGAATATCTCGTAATTTTCGTAAAGCGAATGGAAATGAGAAATCCTACAAGTGTTTGGTGATAAGAATCATAAGATATGGATTGACCCTCTCATCCtatccttttattttcctaaattaaaacaaaacattaatcttcaatttatcaacacaTTCATCTGACTACAATAAATATTCCTAGTTCCTACACTACGttgttcaaaatatatatagctTAGAAGCAGAATGAAACAAATCAAGCTATTTGGAGTTAAACAACATGATCATCAAGATACTATTAAGATCAACGAGGGTGGAAATGAATGGACGGATAAATACTTTTTGATTGATGTTCTTGCATCAATGTTTAGTTGCCTTTTTCATTACTAAAAGATGATTTGATGTACAAATCAATTTAAATGACTCCATATTATATAGATAAcaaatgaactacataaatgattcttaaattttatgttttgcatGTTCACGGTCCttggataaaaatattgtagaaACGTTGCACCTATACATTTCAAataatacttttatattatattttgttctttttccgTCCTATACCGTTAACACAAGCTATAACTAGGATGCACAAGGTAAACGGTACACAACATCGCCCAACATACCTCATTTTGTACACAGAACATACATGGATGTGAAGAAAATATAGTCACCTTGGTTTCCGAATCCCGCTTGGCTCCCTTCGTTCGTGCGCATTGAATTTTCCATCacaaatgaattgaaaattacaCAATCTATGCAGCTTGCAGTGTGAATCGAAAAAGAAACCACTCCATAAAAACTAAATCGAcaatcaaaaataataaattcgaacgtataaatctaaaaataaaccaaaattctTCAACAAGATGCTATCATAAATAACAATACTTAAAACTAACATGAttagcaaaaattaaaattgatgcGAAAAAACTGACCTTTGCCGTCTTGGGTGTTTCTCAAGGATGCCAAGAGTTAGTAGGCGGGAATTGTGAATTGTTAGCTGGTGACTTTGGTGCTAAATAGGGTTTTATCTCATTGAGGACAATATAGgaataacaatattttagcTAGGACAGATTGGTCATTACAGAATGTATCCACATAGGGGATTACTTGTATAAAACGTGTGTTAGACTAAACTAGTCCATTTATCctttctactccctccgtcccggataattcgggtcactttgactgggcacgggttttaagaattgtaatgaaaagtgggttgaaaaagttagtgaaatgtgggtcctacctttatatattagttttataataaaatgtgagtaggaatgagttagtggaatatggagaaaatggtaaaagtaaagtgggacaaattatgtgggacggaccaaaatgaaaaactgagacgaattatctggaacggagagagtataaagcACGTGGTATGATTGGATGCTAACGTATCTAATCCACATTTATAAACCATATTTTAATCCACACCACACAAATCCAAACCACTCCATAAAACGCATGCTTAGATTAAAATGTCTCTCAAACCataaagaatattttaatagtttcATACTCTGAAGTAATAAATCAAGTACCaaatatatgtaaaagtaCTTATATCAAAATTGTGCATATACTCTTTGCCTTTTACcctaatataatatactaatccAATCTACTCCTATAATGACTCGAATTTTCAACATATTATATGGAAGAAGCTGCCACAATTGAATTGCATTTCGTCATAGTTTTTTATCTCCAGTTGATGACGCATCAattctcaaatattatattttcatatttaatctctacctcctaaaaaaaatagacttgttttatcatttttgatcGTCCACCAAAACTAGACCAAgtctaaatattaaaagttttcaataaataataatcacccataatttataatatggaTCCCACAATCCATCAACACaaattccactattttttctctctcttttattttttttctcatctctatcttaatttaccaattgcacattaaaatcCGTACTATTTACAAGTATCTATTTATTAAGgatggatgaagtattattCAGTCACATCACTTCTAGATTTAACTTTATGAGACaattgcaaaaattaaaactccATGGCTTAAATTTTCAGTTTCAAACATGGGGGTATCAAAGgccaaaaaaaatggaaacgtGCAAAGTATACATATAATGTGTAGTAAAAtgcaaaaatcataaacttccataactTTTTTAACAGACAGCTAAATTAAAGTGCAAACAACAAAGTTCATTGACCATTTATGTAATCCACGATTATATAAATGTATGAAATAATGACTGTATTTATCTTGCATCGTAAAATTCGAAGATGCGTCATTAAAATGTTACTCCTTAATATATAACCTTTATAAATTAAGCTCGCGAGCCTCGAAGTATTGGATAGACAAAATCTAAGATTCGGCTTGCTATTAAAAGAGCTAAGATTGAGTGTAACGCCGTTTGATTCGATTCGATTCGACTACTCCTTATCTAATAACAGTCAAAATTACAATATATCCTTACCCACGTCAATTGAGAAATAACCTAACAAAATTGGaatcttagagcatccgcaatggtcggctagcgaccagCTAGCCGGCCAGCGGCccagccgatcggctagccgccattgtggcggcccgatcggccagcgccgattttcgatttttttttaaatcatatataaacgcgattttcgtttcatttttcatttgcaccacttgttttaacgagttttctctctctaactttctgtacaagagcatcatcggcgatggatcacaacaacgagtccaggTCCGGCGACGAGTGGATTTCGAACTCCCACGGTACTGTGGGATCTGGATGGGGCAGATGGGCCCAGGGTTTAACATCCCTTGGAatcagatgat is a window from the Salvia hispanica cultivar TCC Black 2014 chromosome 1, UniMelb_Shisp_WGS_1.0, whole genome shotgun sequence genome containing:
- the LOC125202525 gene encoding 3-hydroxyisobutyryl-CoA hydrolase 1-like, whose translation is MASTNGETDQVLVEERSCGRIFMLNRPKQLNALSAVMVSRLLELFLSCAEDSSVKFIIVKGKGRAFCAGGDVAAVVHDINRGNWKSGAEYFRKEFTLNYVIATYIKPQVSILNGIVMGGGAGVSVHGRFRIATEKSLFAMPETALGLFPDIGASYFLSRLPGFFGEYVGLTGARLDGAEMLACGLATHFVQSESLPLLEEALVKAASSDPTVISSIIEGFSHAPNLKKNSAYHRLDVINKCFSRRTVEDIIEALERVSADKKDDWISSTIQSLKKASPMSLKISLRSIREGRLQGIGKCLVREFRMVCHVMLGEVSKDFVEGCRAILVDKDRNPKWVPSKLESISDEMVDRYFSKVDDADWEDLKLPVNSRLPAYAIAKL